In a single window of the Niabella ginsenosidivorans genome:
- a CDS encoding acyltransferase family protein yields MIDKKATTQYALSILRKHFLSIPEKLRRVTSGGKFINEIDGLRFVAIIPVLIQHMTERFERNTSINFAKPEEGNFLSFLASRGFLGVYIFFVISGFILALPFASHYLKQKKKVPLKNYFWRRLTRLEPPYIIWMSVFFILFLFARHESFSSYFPHYLANITYTHTLIYKEWSPFDPPTWTLEIEVQFYILAPFLSYLFFSVKNKMRRRVINLVAVTVLMLLQQYLQFYARPYNFTILGHLHYFLVGFFLADIFLEDWNSTPIKGNGRFDVIAIIALITLLFGWSWDFVWYSRILVVTALFLFFYSAFKSRYVNRFLCNRWITAIGGMCYTIYLIHLPFSELLIAITKKIHFTQFYAPNLLLQLLIFIPLILIISAFCFLLLEKPFMDKNWPKRFYQKIIQFFSKSEVRTDQ; encoded by the coding sequence ATGATTGATAAAAAAGCAACCACCCAATATGCACTCAGCATTTTGCGAAAACATTTTTTATCGATCCCTGAAAAATTAAGACGAGTGACATCAGGCGGCAAATTCATCAACGAAATCGATGGTTTACGTTTTGTTGCTATTATCCCTGTGCTTATACAACATATGACGGAACGTTTCGAACGCAATACGTCTATCAACTTTGCCAAACCAGAGGAAGGAAATTTTTTGTCTTTTTTAGCTTCAAGAGGCTTTTTAGGTGTTTATATCTTCTTTGTAATTAGCGGATTTATCCTGGCGCTGCCTTTTGCGTCTCATTACCTGAAGCAGAAGAAGAAGGTACCACTGAAAAATTATTTCTGGCGCAGGCTTACCCGGCTTGAGCCCCCCTATATTATCTGGATGTCTGTTTTTTTCATACTATTCCTGTTTGCCCGGCATGAAAGTTTCAGCAGCTATTTTCCACATTACCTGGCCAATATAACTTATACGCATACACTCATATATAAAGAATGGTCTCCCTTTGATCCCCCTACCTGGACACTGGAAATAGAGGTTCAGTTTTATATACTGGCGCCCTTCCTGTCTTATCTGTTTTTCAGTGTTAAAAACAAAATGAGGCGCAGGGTCATTAACCTGGTGGCTGTAACAGTTTTGATGCTGCTTCAGCAATACCTGCAATTTTATGCCCGTCCTTACAATTTTACTATTTTAGGGCATTTGCATTATTTTCTGGTAGGCTTTTTCCTTGCTGATATTTTCCTTGAGGATTGGAATAGTACACCAATAAAAGGCAACGGCAGGTTTGATGTCATCGCAATAATAGCGCTAATCACATTGCTATTTGGCTGGAGTTGGGATTTTGTCTGGTATAGCAGGATATTGGTTGTAACTGCGTTATTCCTGTTTTTCTATTCAGCTTTTAAAAGTCGTTATGTAAACCGTTTTTTATGCAACAGGTGGATCACTGCCATCGGAGGAATGTGCTATACTATTTATCTCATTCATCTGCCTTTTTCAGAACTGCTGATCGCCATTACCAAAAAAATCCATTTTACCCAGTTTTACGCGCCCAACCTTCTACTTCAATTATTAATTTTTATACCTTTAATCCTGATCATCAGCGCATTTTGCTTTCTGCTGCTTGAAAAGCCATTTATGGATAAAAACTGGCCGAAGCGCTTTTATCAAAAAATAATCCAGTTTTTTTCGAAAAGCGAAGTAAGGACAGATCAATAG
- a CDS encoding FkbM family methyltransferase yields the protein MKKILQSFLQKILGYENYLFYFSRAKISFFKGQAFEPEFFEFMNLIPAGTILDVGANIGITTIPFAQKFPKERIHAFEPIPSNCNALERIVKFYKVNNAQLHKIALGEENGILKLVTPIIKGVRMQGLSHAYVEELQDDWNTGDICEIPMSKLDDVSVLQTEKKIVAIKIDVENFEYHVLKGARQILLQHKPVIYCELWPNENRNIVIDFLKELGYSVKVFEGSQLIDFTDQKKTNFIFTPKTT from the coding sequence ATGAAAAAAATACTGCAAAGCTTTCTGCAAAAAATCTTGGGATATGAGAATTATCTTTTTTATTTTTCGAGAGCCAAGATTTCTTTCTTCAAGGGTCAGGCATTTGAACCTGAATTTTTTGAATTTATGAACCTGATACCGGCTGGTACCATTCTGGATGTTGGCGCCAACATCGGAATTACTACTATACCATTCGCCCAAAAATTTCCAAAGGAGCGTATACATGCTTTTGAGCCGATTCCTTCTAACTGTAATGCCCTTGAGCGAATAGTGAAATTTTATAAAGTAAACAATGCCCAACTGCATAAGATTGCACTGGGTGAAGAAAACGGAATATTAAAACTGGTTACTCCCATTATCAAAGGTGTACGAATGCAGGGGTTAAGCCACGCCTATGTGGAAGAGCTTCAGGATGATTGGAACACAGGCGATATTTGTGAGATCCCGATGTCAAAACTTGATGATGTGTCAGTTTTACAAACTGAAAAAAAGATTGTAGCTATAAAGATTGATGTTGAGAATTTTGAATACCATGTTCTTAAAGGTGCCCGGCAAATACTACTGCAGCACAAGCCGGTTATTTATTGCGAACTTTGGCCCAATGAAAACAGGAACATAGTAATAGATTTTTTAAAGGAACTGGGGTATTCGGTAAAGGTTTTTGAAGGCTCCCAACTCATTGATTTTACTGACCAAAAAAAGACTAATTTTATTTTTACACCAAAAACCACATAG
- a CDS encoding glycoside hydrolase 5 family protein, with protein sequence MRPVLPLASFILAVIFSISFFSCSKTQNFTNIPTPVDSSITNPPKSDSVPATLPLPTGNLFLYGSNMGYYGANWPDEKLAEILIGSTNTPGVGVNSLRPALYESFLAQWGLTNRLSTFKYYQQLGAKDNVVFLNGPSDAHKDKTKYCATHESETFANLYEPIWNQDGSVNANNYYAKYVYDVVKTYGPYVKFWEVWNEPDFTNNWYPNDAWVKADPDPCDLVGFYAPIQSYVRMLRITHEIVKKLDPTDLVCLGGIGYEGFLDAVLRNTDNPKGGAVATAYPDKGGALFDCVSFHIYPMYYLGNNKNSDAAAKAITDRKNTFESVLTKYQYANKKDYIITECNIPRKALSGYIGSDEAQRNFMIKAAVSSQKANIRGIYMYQIAETETYDAATDPYQTMGFYQKITSGPYNVVMNSSGISWRTTSRLLKDRLFDKTKTQSMSLPSNIDGGAFYSASEKNYIYVLWAKASGNSESVTSTYTFPASFGIKSTSKIYSWDEKAAQATNKIALTGAPVFIKP encoded by the coding sequence ATGCGCCCGGTCCTCCCCCTCGCCAGCTTTATTTTAGCTGTAATTTTTAGCATTTCTTTCTTTTCTTGTTCTAAAACTCAAAACTTCACCAATATTCCAACCCCGGTAGATTCTTCCATAACAAATCCTCCCAAAAGTGACAGCGTGCCAGCAACGCTTCCCCTTCCTACAGGGAACCTATTTTTGTATGGTTCTAATATGGGTTACTATGGTGCCAATTGGCCTGATGAAAAATTAGCCGAAATTCTCATTGGCTCTACAAATACACCGGGTGTCGGAGTAAATAGTTTGCGCCCTGCGCTTTATGAAAGTTTCCTGGCACAATGGGGTCTTACTAACCGGTTAAGTACTTTTAAATATTACCAGCAGTTGGGAGCAAAAGACAATGTGGTTTTTCTTAATGGTCCGAGTGATGCGCATAAGGACAAAACCAAGTATTGTGCAACACACGAATCTGAAACTTTTGCCAATCTTTATGAACCCATCTGGAACCAGGATGGAAGCGTCAATGCCAATAATTATTACGCGAAATATGTATATGACGTAGTTAAGACTTATGGCCCATATGTAAAATTTTGGGAAGTATGGAATGAACCGGATTTTACGAATAACTGGTATCCGAACGATGCCTGGGTAAAAGCCGATCCTGATCCTTGTGATCTTGTAGGATTTTATGCTCCTATACAGAGTTATGTAAGAATGCTACGGATAACACATGAGATCGTAAAAAAGCTTGACCCTACAGATCTCGTATGTTTAGGCGGTATTGGATACGAGGGGTTTTTAGATGCTGTATTAAGAAATACGGATAATCCCAAAGGCGGAGCAGTAGCCACAGCTTACCCTGATAAAGGCGGCGCCTTATTTGATTGCGTTAGTTTTCATATATATCCCATGTATTATTTAGGAAATAACAAAAATTCTGATGCTGCAGCTAAGGCAATCACAGACAGAAAAAATACTTTTGAGTCTGTACTTACCAAATATCAATATGCCAATAAAAAAGATTATATCATAACAGAATGCAATATTCCCCGAAAGGCCTTGAGTGGTTACATTGGTTCAGATGAGGCTCAGCGCAATTTTATGATAAAAGCTGCCGTGTCATCACAAAAAGCCAATATTCGCGGTATATACATGTACCAGATAGCAGAAACGGAAACATATGATGCGGCTACCGATCCTTACCAAACCATGGGTTTTTATCAAAAAATCACCTCAGGTCCATATAATGTAGTAATGAATTCATCCGGAATTTCCTGGCGTACAACAAGCCGGTTGCTAAAAGACAGACTATTTGATAAAACAAAAACCCAATCCATGAGTTTACCATCTAATATAGACGGGGGTGCATTCTATTCCGCCAGTGAAAAAAATTACATCTATGTTTTATGGGCAAAGGCATCAGGCAATTCGGAATCAGTTACTTCGACCTATACCTTCCCGGCATCTTTTGGTATAAAGTCAACTTCTAAAATTTATAGTTGGGATGAAAAAGCGGCTCAAGCTACAAATAAAATAGCTCTTACGGGTGCCCCGGTTTTTATTAAACCCTGA
- a CDS encoding flippase, with translation MPNYWIKNGIINIAQQLFTVFFGFLSLYILVRVLSPEEYGTWVLFLATISVLEIARNGLTQEALVKYLTSSMPSDQKKINTATFVINMSMTILITILLLAIGSWLGQSWKSAEINSMFHLYLVALIFSSVLNQVNCIEQAHLSFTGNFLSNTARQLIFLSFVIYCWITKTPTKLQTLVAIQVFSVGIAMLIALLCSYKRINYSLRFDKIWGKKIFNFGKFTFGVTLSSMLAGTIDQMMLGSMLSKTASGIFNIAVRISNVVDIPSSAMATILYPQSSKMAATKGETDIKYLYEKSVGIILAIQIPIVLCLLFFSGIVIHFLGGEKYEESISLLRITLLGCLFSPYGRQGGTILNSTGKSKLNFYMLLILTAVIVISNLILIKEFGIFGAAYSSLVSSFVGFLVCRYFLKKNFNINTKNSVYYAVQFYPELVKKYLTKKSSSSKNI, from the coding sequence ATGCCTAATTACTGGATTAAAAATGGGATCATTAACATTGCCCAGCAATTATTTACTGTATTTTTTGGTTTCCTGAGCCTGTATATACTGGTACGTGTACTATCACCTGAAGAATATGGCACATGGGTGCTTTTTTTAGCTACCATCAGCGTTTTGGAAATTGCAAGAAACGGCCTTACTCAAGAGGCATTGGTCAAATACCTCACATCAAGCATGCCTTCAGACCAAAAAAAAATTAATACGGCAACCTTCGTCATTAATATGAGCATGACCATTCTGATAACAATCCTGTTGCTGGCAATCGGTTCCTGGCTTGGTCAAAGTTGGAAATCTGCCGAAATAAACAGTATGTTTCATTTGTATTTAGTTGCATTAATCTTTTCGTCAGTTTTGAACCAGGTAAATTGTATTGAACAAGCCCATTTAAGTTTTACAGGTAATTTCCTTTCCAATACAGCCCGCCAACTTATTTTTTTAAGCTTTGTAATCTATTGCTGGATTACCAAGACTCCCACAAAATTACAAACACTTGTAGCTATTCAGGTTTTTAGCGTTGGCATAGCAATGCTGATAGCATTGCTATGCTCTTACAAAAGGATCAATTATTCTTTAAGATTTGATAAAATCTGGGGGAAAAAAATTTTTAATTTTGGGAAATTCACTTTTGGAGTCACCTTAAGTTCTATGCTCGCCGGCACTATTGATCAAATGATGCTGGGTTCAATGCTCTCCAAAACAGCCAGTGGTATCTTCAATATCGCTGTCCGAATTTCCAACGTAGTAGATATACCGTCTTCGGCTATGGCAACAATTTTGTATCCCCAGAGTTCAAAAATGGCAGCAACTAAAGGAGAAACGGACATTAAGTATCTTTATGAAAAGTCAGTGGGTATTATCCTTGCTATTCAAATTCCCATTGTTCTTTGTTTACTTTTTTTCTCTGGTATTGTGATACATTTTTTAGGAGGAGAAAAATATGAGGAATCGATTTCCCTTCTTAGAATTACATTGTTAGGATGCTTATTTAGCCCTTATGGAAGGCAGGGGGGCACTATTTTGAACTCAACCGGAAAATCTAAATTAAATTTTTATATGCTGTTGATCCTCACAGCAGTAATCGTTATATCTAATTTAATTTTAATAAAGGAGTTCGGAATTTTTGGCGCTGCATATTCTAGTCTGGTAAGCAGTTTTGTAGGTTTTCTGGTTTGTAGGTATTTTTTAAAGAAAAACTTTAATATTAATACTAAAAATTCCGTTTATTATGCGGTCCAATTTTACCCCGAACTTGTTAAGAAATATTTAACAAAAAAAAGCTCTTCCTCAAAAAATATATAA
- a CDS encoding 4'-phosphopantetheinyl transferase family protein yields MKAIAEIHCYREQEVAWSSHFVPDSTGVHIHKFAINEWTHLIEEKPSLISPAESEKSSRFYHREDAQRYLLARIVCRLLLAKYNGLNPSGIEFLKGRFDKPYLKQAGTLKTPCFNWSHSHNLLVIAVSCLEVGADVERIKDFDIESISEATFNNTEQRFLNESENRLEDFFMLWTRKEAAVKAAGIGLNDELKWFQVLDGYNRLSDPDTDLHAVLQNTSLIADDAYAVSICSVSAQRPPLWFFALSPEQLATGV; encoded by the coding sequence TTGAAAGCGATCGCTGAAATCCATTGTTACAGGGAACAGGAAGTGGCATGGAGCTCCCATTTTGTGCCGGATAGTACAGGAGTGCATATTCATAAGTTTGCTATTAATGAATGGACACACCTGATTGAGGAAAAGCCCTCACTCATCAGTCCTGCTGAATCCGAAAAGAGCAGCCGGTTTTATCACCGGGAAGATGCGCAACGTTATTTGCTTGCCAGGATTGTATGCCGGCTGCTGCTGGCAAAATATAATGGCCTCAACCCATCCGGAATTGAGTTCCTGAAAGGACGATTTGATAAACCTTATCTGAAGCAGGCAGGCACTTTAAAAACCCCCTGCTTTAACTGGTCTCATTCACACAATTTGCTGGTAATTGCAGTCAGTTGCCTGGAGGTGGGGGCAGATGTGGAACGGATAAAGGATTTTGATATTGAATCGATCTCAGAGGCCACATTTAATAATACAGAACAGCGTTTTTTAAATGAATCTGAAAACAGGCTTGAGGATTTTTTTATGCTCTGGACACGCAAAGAAGCTGCTGTGAAAGCAGCGGGCATCGGGCTGAATGATGAATTGAAGTGGTTCCAGGTACTGGACGGGTACAACAGATTGAGTGACCCTGATACGGATCTTCACGCTGTTTTGCAAAATACCAGTCTGATTGCAGATGATGCATATGCCGTAAGTATATGCAGCGTTTCTGCACAGCGGCCTCCGCTATGGTTTTTTGCTTTATCGCCGGAACAGCTGGCTACCGGGGTATAG